One genomic segment of Halalkalicoccus tibetensis includes these proteins:
- a CDS encoding cupin domain-containing protein, which translates to MAFDRYPDLEPEEDEVVSEELVAEDDVLVKAFALGPGAELDPHEHGDSTNVFHVLEGTVTVVQSDDEEEIDAPGVVLHERGVEHGARNDTDETVVFTASLCPLPS; encoded by the coding sequence ATGGCATTCGATCGCTATCCCGACCTCGAACCCGAGGAGGACGAAGTCGTAAGCGAGGAACTGGTCGCGGAGGACGACGTGCTGGTCAAGGCGTTCGCGCTCGGTCCGGGCGCCGAACTGGATCCGCACGAACACGGCGACTCGACGAACGTCTTTCACGTCCTGGAGGGGACGGTGACGGTAGTCCAGAGCGACGACGAAGAGGAGATCGACGCACCGGGCGTCGTGCTCCACGAACGCGGCGTCGAACACGGCGCGCGAAACGACACCGACGAGACGGTCGTCTTCACCGCAAGCCTCTGTCCGCTGCCGTCGTAG
- a CDS encoding CTP synthetase has product MSEAVIAGEDAEGLGEALEAEGFDVSRIEGFADREALEAAGIESADVFAITDTVHATGIPVARELNGSVRIVVYAHDSLPEFARPLADLSVDPNLLGPDAVAEEL; this is encoded by the coding sequence ATGAGCGAGGCAGTCATCGCCGGCGAGGACGCCGAGGGACTGGGCGAGGCGCTCGAGGCCGAGGGATTCGACGTGAGCCGGATCGAGGGGTTCGCCGACCGCGAGGCGCTGGAGGCCGCCGGGATCGAGTCGGCCGACGTCTTCGCGATCACCGACACGGTCCACGCGACCGGCATCCCCGTCGCGCGCGAGCTCAACGGCTCGGTGCGGATCGTCGTCTACGCCCACGACTCGCTGCCGGAGTTCGCCCGGCCGCTCGCGGACCTGTCGGTCGATCCGAACCTGCTCGGTCCCGACGCGGTCGCCGAGGAGCTGTAG
- the guaA gene encoding glutamine-hydrolyzing GMP synthase has product MVNSEEFIDEAVAEIGEEIGDANAVIALSGGVDSSVAAALAYEAVGEQLTPVYVDTGLMRKGETEQVADTFSYMESLRVVDAEERFLDALSGVTDPEEKREVIGEGFIREFEREAKEADADFLVQGTIYPDRIESEGGIKSHHNVGGLPEVIDFEGIVEPVRDLYKDEVREVARELGLEEIVAERMPFPGPGLAVRVIGEVTKEKLEVARESCHVVEDELAEYEPWQALAAVIGKATGVKGDNRVHGWVVSVRSVESRDGMTARAQEIDWETLQRIQSRITGENENVARVVYDVTHKPPATIEYE; this is encoded by the coding sequence ATGGTGAACTCCGAGGAGTTCATCGACGAGGCGGTCGCGGAGATCGGCGAGGAGATCGGCGACGCCAACGCCGTCATCGCGCTCTCGGGCGGGGTCGACTCCTCAGTGGCGGCCGCCCTTGCCTACGAGGCCGTCGGCGAGCAGCTCACCCCCGTCTACGTCGACACCGGCCTGATGCGCAAGGGCGAGACCGAACAGGTAGCGGACACGTTCTCCTACATGGAGAGCCTGCGGGTGGTCGACGCCGAGGAGCGCTTTCTGGACGCCCTCTCGGGGGTCACCGACCCCGAGGAGAAACGCGAGGTGATAGGTGAAGGATTCATCCGGGAGTTCGAGCGCGAGGCGAAGGAGGCCGACGCCGACTTCCTGGTGCAGGGGACGATCTACCCCGACCGCATCGAGTCGGAGGGTGGGATCAAGTCCCACCACAACGTCGGCGGCCTGCCCGAGGTGATCGACTTCGAGGGGATCGTCGAGCCCGTCCGCGACCTCTACAAGGACGAGGTCCGCGAGGTCGCCCGCGAGCTCGGCCTCGAGGAGATCGTCGCGGAACGCATGCCGTTCCCGGGGCCCGGGCTGGCGGTCAGGGTCATCGGCGAGGTCACCAAGGAGAAACTGGAGGTGGCCCGCGAATCCTGTCACGTCGTCGAGGACGAGCTGGCGGAGTACGAGCCCTGGCAGGCGCTCGCGGCCGTGATCGGCAAGGCCACCGGCGTGAAGGGCGACAACCGCGTCCACGGCTGGGTCGTCTCGGTCAGGTCGGTCGAGAGCCGGGACGGCATGACCGCGCGCGCCCAGGAGATCGACTGGGAGACGCTTCAGCGCATCCAAAGTCGGATCACCGGCGAGAACGAGAACGTCGCGCGCGTCGTCTACGACGTGACGCACAAGCCACCGGCGACCATCGAGTACGAATGA
- a CDS encoding CTP synthase: MPTEPNSDYDPSLGCKFVFVTGGVMSGLGKGITAASTGRLLKNAGFDVTAVKIDPYLNVDAGTMNPYQHGEVYVLKDGGEVDLDLGNYERFLDIDMTFDHNVTTGKTYQHVIEKERAGDYLGETVQIIPHITDDIKRRIREAAEGTDVCLIEVGGTVGDIEGMPYLEALRQFAHEEEEEDILFTHVTLVPYSKNGEQKTKPTQHSVKELRSIGLQPDIVVGRCDDHLEPKTKEKIALFGDVPTEAVFSNPDVEDIYEVPLMVEEEGLDEYVMERLGLASEALPEGERENEWRELVTREAEGEIDVALVGKYALEDAYLSIHEALKHAGLERNVEVNVRWVDSDEMAAAHRERLEGADAIVVPGGFGSRGTRGKIEAIRHAREERVPYLGLCLGFQMAVVEYARHVCGLDGAHSAEIEPDAEHPVIDILPEQYEVEDMGGTMRLGAHDTDIRTGTLASEVYGGAEACTERHRHRYEVNPEYIERLEAEGLTFSGRANNRMEILEIEGHPYFLGTQFHPEFRSRPGRASPPFVGLVDAVLERASREVEA; this comes from the coding sequence ATGCCGACCGAACCGAACAGCGACTACGATCCTTCTCTCGGGTGCAAGTTCGTCTTCGTCACCGGCGGGGTCATGTCCGGCCTCGGAAAGGGGATCACCGCCGCGAGCACCGGCCGTCTCCTGAAGAACGCCGGGTTCGACGTCACCGCGGTGAAGATCGACCCCTACCTCAACGTCGACGCCGGGACGATGAACCCCTACCAGCACGGCGAGGTCTACGTGCTGAAGGACGGCGGCGAGGTCGACCTCGATCTCGGGAACTACGAGCGCTTCCTCGACATCGACATGACGTTCGACCACAACGTCACCACCGGAAAGACCTACCAGCACGTCATCGAGAAGGAGCGCGCCGGCGACTACCTCGGCGAGACCGTCCAGATCATCCCCCACATCACCGACGACATCAAACGGCGAATCCGCGAGGCCGCCGAGGGGACCGACGTCTGTCTGATCGAGGTCGGGGGGACCGTCGGCGACATCGAGGGGATGCCGTATCTCGAGGCGCTGCGCCAGTTCGCCCACGAGGAGGAGGAGGAGGACATCCTCTTCACCCACGTGACGCTCGTCCCGTACTCGAAGAACGGCGAGCAGAAGACCAAGCCGACCCAGCACAGCGTCAAGGAGCTGCGCTCGATCGGCCTGCAGCCCGACATCGTCGTCGGGCGCTGTGACGACCACCTGGAGCCCAAGACCAAGGAGAAGATCGCGCTGTTCGGCGACGTCCCCACCGAGGCGGTGTTCTCGAACCCCGACGTCGAGGACATCTACGAGGTGCCGCTGATGGTCGAGGAGGAGGGTCTCGACGAGTACGTGATGGAGCGATTGGGACTCGCGAGCGAGGCCCTGCCCGAGGGCGAGCGCGAGAACGAGTGGCGCGAGCTCGTCACCCGGGAGGCCGAGGGCGAGATCGACGTCGCGCTCGTGGGCAAGTACGCCCTGGAGGACGCGTACCTCTCGATCCACGAGGCGCTGAAACACGCCGGGCTCGAACGGAACGTCGAGGTGAACGTCCGGTGGGTCGACTCCGACGAGATGGCCGCGGCCCACCGCGAGCGCCTCGAGGGGGCCGACGCGATCGTCGTCCCCGGCGGCTTCGGTTCGCGGGGCACCCGGGGGAAGATCGAGGCGATCCGCCACGCCCGCGAGGAGCGCGTCCCGTACCTGGGGCTCTGTCTGGGCTTCCAGATGGCGGTCGTCGAGTACGCACGCCACGTCTGCGGGCTCGACGGGGCTCACTCGGCGGAGATCGAGCCCGACGCAGAGCACCCGGTGATCGACATCCTGCCCGAGCAGTACGAGGTCGAGGACATGGGCGGGACGATGCGGCTGGGCGCCCACGACACCGACATCCGGACCGGAACCCTCGCGAGCGAGGTCTACGGCGGCGCCGAGGCCTGCACGGAGCGCCACCGCCACCGCTACGAGGTCAACCCCGAGTACATCGAGCGCCTCGAAGCCGAAGGACTCACCTTCTCGGGGCGGGCGAACAACCGTATGGAGATACTCGAGATCGAGGGCCACCCGTACTTCCTCGGCACGCAGTTCCACCCCGAGTTCCGTTCGCGGCCGGGCCGCGCGAGCCCGCCGTTCGTCGGGCTGGTCGACGCCGTGCTCGAACGCGCCAGCAGGGAGGTCGAGGCCTGA
- a CDS encoding saccharopine dehydrogenase family protein, protein MATLLIYGSYGYNGRLIAEEATQRGLEPILAGRDREALVEQAADLGLEHRAFGLSDPGAAAEELADVDVVLNCAGPFSNTADELVEACIESGTDYVDITGEIPVIERVKRRSDDAEEAEVTLFPAAALSSVPMDCLAAHLVERMPDATDLALGAETFRPPSVGSITTLFEGLEDGGAIRNEGRLEHVPAGWKSRRIDFGRGIRPAVTMPLGDVSTAHYTTGVSNVEVYVFAPPPSRLALKAHRYVAPLLATGPVREGLKRLAQVLREGPSKRARERGTTYFWGEATDDEGERVVSRLRMSDPYVVTGACALAVAQRVLDGEVGSGYRTPAGEFGPEFVLGIDEAEGFFDEATP, encoded by the coding sequence ATGGCGACGCTCCTCATCTACGGCTCGTACGGCTACAACGGGCGACTGATCGCCGAGGAAGCTACCCAAAGAGGGCTCGAACCGATCCTCGCCGGCCGCGACCGCGAGGCGCTCGTCGAGCAGGCGGCCGACCTCGGTCTCGAACACCGGGCGTTCGGCCTCTCGGATCCGGGGGCCGCAGCCGAGGAGCTCGCGGACGTCGACGTGGTCCTGAACTGCGCCGGCCCGTTCTCGAACACCGCCGACGAGCTCGTGGAGGCCTGTATCGAGAGCGGGACGGACTACGTCGACATCACCGGCGAGATCCCCGTCATCGAGCGGGTCAAACGCCGGAGCGACGACGCCGAGGAGGCGGAGGTGACGCTGTTCCCGGCCGCGGCGCTCTCGTCGGTGCCGATGGACTGTCTGGCGGCCCACCTCGTCGAGCGCATGCCCGATGCGACCGATCTGGCGCTCGGCGCCGAGACGTTCCGCCCGCCCTCCGTGGGCTCGATCACGACGCTGTTCGAGGGGTTGGAGGACGGCGGGGCGATCAGGAACGAAGGCCGGCTCGAGCACGTCCCCGCGGGCTGGAAGTCCCGGCGGATCGACTTCGGGCGCGGGATCCGGCCCGCGGTGACGATGCCGCTCGGTGACGTCTCGACGGCCCACTACACGACCGGCGTCTCGAACGTCGAGGTCTACGTCTTCGCGCCGCCGCCGTCGCGGCTCGCGCTCAAGGCCCATCGCTACGTCGCCCCGCTGCTGGCGACCGGGCCCGTTCGGGAGGGATTGAAACGCCTCGCGCAGGTCCTTCGGGAGGGCCCCTCGAAGCGGGCGCGCGAGCGCGGGACGACCTACTTCTGGGGCGAGGCGACGGACGACGAGGGTGAACGCGTCGTCTCGCGGCTGCGGATGAGCGATCCCTACGTCGTGACGGGGGCGTGTGCGCTCGCGGTCGCCCAACGAGTCCTCGACGGCGAGGTCGGGTCCGGCTATCGAACGCCGGCGGGGGAGTTCGGCCCGGAGTTCGTCCTCGGGATCGACGAGGCCGAGGGCTTCTTCGACGAGGCGACGCCGTAG
- a CDS encoding NmrA/HSCARG family protein: MTDPRAVLVTGATGNQGGAVVDHLLASGTEFDVRGLTRDATSDAAGELEERGVTMVEGDLNDPETLREPIADAEAVFAVTNFWTEGYEGQVQQGKNLADVAAEEGVEQFVFSGVGSHDQETGVPHFDSAWEIDRHAQDLDLPLTVLQPVFFLQNLEAFAEDVMEGTLALPLEEGVSLQMVDVDDVGRAAAVALERPEEFVGERYDLAGDEATLEEMASALSEVTGREIEAHHLPIEEAYDSFGEEFTVMCEWFNEVGYDAPIDELPETFGFEFTDLEAYLRGHGWEEKEGMASVPGWVKAL; this comes from the coding sequence ATGACGGACCCGAGGGCGGTCCTCGTAACCGGCGCGACGGGCAACCAGGGCGGCGCGGTGGTCGACCACCTGCTCGCTTCCGGAACCGAGTTCGACGTCCGCGGGCTCACCCGTGACGCCACGAGCGACGCGGCGGGCGAACTCGAGGAGCGGGGCGTGACGATGGTCGAGGGTGACTTGAACGACCCCGAGACGCTCCGCGAACCCATCGCCGACGCCGAGGCCGTCTTCGCGGTGACGAACTTCTGGACGGAGGGCTACGAGGGCCAGGTCCAGCAGGGGAAGAACCTCGCCGACGTCGCCGCGGAGGAGGGCGTCGAGCAGTTCGTCTTCAGCGGCGTCGGCAGCCACGACCAGGAAACCGGCGTTCCCCACTTCGACTCTGCCTGGGAGATCGACCGGCACGCCCAGGACCTCGACCTCCCGCTGACGGTCCTCCAGCCCGTCTTCTTCCTCCAGAACCTCGAGGCGTTCGCAGAGGACGTCATGGAGGGAACCCTTGCACTACCCCTCGAGGAGGGCGTTTCCCTCCAGATGGTCGACGTCGACGACGTGGGCCGCGCGGCGGCGGTCGCCCTCGAGCGCCCCGAGGAGTTCGTCGGCGAGCGCTACGACCTCGCGGGCGACGAGGCGACCCTCGAGGAGATGGCGTCGGCCCTCTCGGAGGTCACTGGTCGGGAGATCGAGGCCCACCACCTCCCCATCGAGGAGGCCTACGACTCCTTCGGCGAGGAGTTCACCGTCATGTGCGAGTGGTTCAACGAGGTCGGCTACGACGCGCCGATCGACGAGCTGCCGGAGACGTTCGGCTTCGAGTTCACCGACCTCGAGGCGTACCTCCGCGGGCACGGCTGGGAGGAGAAGGAGGGAATGGCATCGGTTCCCGGCTGGGTCAAGGCCCTCTGA
- a CDS encoding alpha/beta hydrolase encodes MTDVVLPGARDVRGTLDGDPDSGAAIVACPPHPQHRGHRGDPRLKAVSGALTERGTACLRFDYGEWDEGYGEREDARNAIRWAREEFESVGVFGYSFGGAMAILAASSIEEPVVGVSALAPAAGVGEGLDVGGAVSALDCPLQVIYGTRDTTADWEPVIEAAREAGATVEEFSADHFFLGNHERIAGSVADFFAGIRGP; translated from the coding sequence ATGACCGACGTGGTTCTCCCCGGCGCGCGGGACGTCCGGGGCACCCTCGACGGCGATCCCGACTCCGGAGCCGCGATCGTCGCCTGCCCGCCCCATCCCCAGCACCGCGGGCACCGGGGCGATCCCCGGCTGAAGGCGGTGAGCGGGGCGCTCACGGAGCGGGGGACGGCCTGTCTGCGCTTCGACTACGGCGAGTGGGACGAGGGTTACGGCGAGCGCGAGGACGCGAGAAACGCGATCCGATGGGCCAGGGAGGAGTTCGAATCAGTGGGAGTGTTCGGCTACAGCTTCGGCGGCGCGATGGCGATCCTCGCGGCGTCCTCGATCGAGGAGCCGGTGGTAGGCGTTTCGGCGCTCGCGCCCGCGGCGGGGGTCGGGGAGGGCCTCGACGTCGGCGGGGCGGTTTCTGCTCTCGACTGCCCGCTCCAAGTGATCTACGGGACCCGCGATACGACCGCCGACTGGGAACCGGTAATCGAGGCGGCACGCGAGGCCGGCGCGACCGTCGAGGAGTTCTCGGCCGACCACTTCTTCCTGGGCAACCACGAGCGGATCGCGGGGTCGGTGGCGGACTTTTTCGCCGGGATCAGAGGGCCTTGA
- a CDS encoding PspA/IM30 family protein, producing the protein MGILSRMSYVIRSKVNAALNRSEDPRETLDYSYEQMRDRLQDVKQGIADLTTQKKRLEMQKRRLEENVEKHNEQAREAVAQDRDDLARQALEKKKAKMSQIEQLETQIADLQDKQENLVEQKNELQNRIEQFRTKKETMKAQYEASEASVRVSEAMTGAGDEMADVSRAIERAEEDTEEMEARSAAMDELQDTGAFDDALSDKDSIDRELDAGRTDSEVEAELDTLKGEMGKETVSEDESEPAESESEAEAGMDVDLDEEVDVEEELEASEIDEELEELRDEGR; encoded by the coding sequence ATGGGAATACTCTCGCGAATGTCGTACGTCATCCGGTCGAAGGTCAACGCGGCCCTCAACCGGTCGGAGGACCCCCGGGAGACGCTCGACTATTCGTACGAACAGATGCGCGACCGCCTGCAGGACGTCAAACAGGGGATCGCCGACCTCACCACCCAGAAGAAGCGCCTCGAGATGCAGAAACGCCGCCTCGAGGAGAACGTCGAGAAACACAACGAGCAGGCCCGCGAGGCGGTGGCCCAGGACCGCGACGACCTCGCGCGCCAGGCCCTGGAGAAGAAGAAGGCGAAGATGAGCCAGATCGAGCAGCTCGAGACCCAGATCGCGGACCTTCAGGACAAACAGGAGAACCTCGTCGAGCAGAAGAACGAGCTACAGAACCGCATCGAGCAGTTCCGCACCAAGAAGGAGACGATGAAGGCCCAGTACGAGGCAAGTGAGGCCAGCGTCCGCGTCTCGGAGGCGATGACGGGCGCGGGCGACGAGATGGCCGACGTCTCGCGGGCGATCGAGCGCGCCGAGGAGGACACCGAGGAGATGGAGGCGCGCTCGGCGGCGATGGACGAGCTGCAGGACACCGGCGCGTTCGACGACGCGCTCTCGGACAAGGACAGCATCGACCGCGAACTCGACGCCGGCCGGACCGACAGCGAGGTCGAGGCCGAGCTCGACACGCTGAAGGGCGAGATGGGCAAGGAAACGGTCTCGGAGGACGAGAGCGAACCCGCCGAAAGCGAGAGCGAGGCCGAAGCCGGGATGGACGTCGACCTCGACGAGGAGGTCGACGTCGAGGAGGAGCTCGAGGCGAGCGAGATCGACGAGGAGCTCGAGGAGCTCCGCGACGAGGGACGATAA
- a CDS encoding HPP family protein, which translates to MVRRRLGTSLYAGFLFTVLGLVAWASGQPFVFPSLGPSAFILAFDRRGERTRTYKVVGSHLIGGVAGLLAYSLLAAGVSITSTPAAFSPEGLRLAASGVLSIVATSWGMIATDTNHAPACATTLIVSLGLLSTPVQVAIIVASVVVLVEVHAAALWLFERLVGDTHPTFED; encoded by the coding sequence ATGGTACGACGGCGGCTCGGGACCAGCCTCTATGCGGGCTTCCTGTTCACCGTGCTGGGGCTCGTCGCCTGGGCGAGCGGCCAGCCGTTCGTCTTTCCGAGCCTCGGCCCCTCGGCGTTCATCCTCGCGTTCGACCGCCGGGGCGAGCGCACGCGAACGTACAAGGTCGTCGGGAGCCACCTCATCGGCGGCGTCGCCGGCCTGCTCGCCTACAGCCTGCTCGCGGCCGGCGTCTCGATCACGAGCACGCCGGCCGCGTTCTCGCCCGAGGGGCTCCGGCTCGCCGCGAGCGGCGTCCTCTCGATCGTCGCGACCAGCTGGGGGATGATCGCGACGGACACGAACCACGCGCCGGCGTGTGCGACCACGCTGATCGTCTCGCTCGGGCTGCTCTCGACGCCGGTCCAGGTCGCGATCATCGTCGCGAGCGTCGTCGTCCTCGTCGAGGTCCACGCCGCGGCCCTGTGGCTGTTCGAGCGGCTGGTCGGCGACACGCATCCGACCTTCGAGGACTGA
- a CDS encoding universal stress protein has product MDQRILVPFDGSDASETALERALEENPDAEITALNVLDSAELAYGGVQGSAAESLTDAQREEAEELLERAEARAADHEGGFRTALEVGSPGEAIVEYANENDIDHIIMGSHGRSGLSRIVVGSVAETVVRNSPLTVTIAR; this is encoded by the coding sequence ATGGATCAACGGATCCTCGTCCCGTTCGACGGATCGGACGCGTCCGAGACCGCGCTCGAACGAGCACTCGAGGAGAACCCCGACGCCGAGATCACGGCGCTCAACGTCCTCGACTCGGCGGAACTGGCCTACGGCGGCGTCCAGGGCAGCGCGGCCGAGAGCCTGACCGATGCCCAACGGGAGGAGGCAGAAGAGCTGCTCGAGCGGGCCGAGGCCCGCGCCGCCGACCATGAGGGGGGCTTCCGGACCGCCCTCGAGGTCGGCTCGCCGGGCGAGGCCATCGTCGAGTACGCGAACGAGAACGACATCGACCATATCATCATGGGGAGCCACGGCCGGTCGGGGCTCTCGCGGATCGTCGTCGGGAGCGTCGCCGAGACGGTCGTCCGGAACTCGCCGCTGACGGTGACGATCGCTCGCTAA
- a CDS encoding MFS transporter, with product MGDNGDPREEYGITGNPRRGLAMATLSFFAGLTTIAFYGVAGPTFQEALGISGALLGLLLSSPHISKVILRVPFGAWVDDIGARTPILILLAMTIVGIAGLVGTLVLFYPDDFGSHLYVPLLVFGILAGAGSATFSVGIAQTSYWFPEDRQGFAMGAFAGAGNIGPGVFNSLIPVLIGIGGLAIAYSAWLVFMIVVTVLYFAYGANPYYFQLLDRGLDAEKAKGVAEEMGQEVFPAGDTWDSLRESSMNHWTWVLVFLYTVSYGGGFTALTTWYPTYWNLFHDMSLTMAGLFAGVFVVYGSLIRIPGGSLSDRFGGEDVAAVSFAVMVAGAGIATFATGITASFVGMMVLGTGMGIANAAVFELVPKYVPDAVGGASGWIGGIGGAGTLLVLPLLGVFVDVFGEIGYARGFSVIAGLSAACVAVSVALKFVGPDASGAADESAMH from the coding sequence ATGGGAGACAACGGCGACCCGCGCGAGGAGTACGGGATCACTGGAAACCCCAGGCGTGGGCTGGCGATGGCGACGCTCTCCTTCTTCGCCGGCCTGACGACGATCGCCTTCTACGGCGTCGCGGGGCCGACGTTTCAGGAGGCACTCGGTATCTCAGGCGCACTGTTGGGGCTGTTGCTCTCCTCGCCCCACATCAGCAAGGTGATCCTCAGGGTACCGTTCGGCGCCTGGGTCGACGACATCGGTGCCCGGACGCCGATCCTGATCCTTCTCGCGATGACGATCGTCGGGATCGCGGGGTTGGTCGGGACCCTCGTCCTCTTCTATCCCGACGACTTCGGGTCGCATCTCTACGTCCCGCTGCTCGTCTTCGGGATCCTGGCCGGGGCCGGCAGCGCGACGTTCTCGGTCGGGATCGCCCAGACCTCCTACTGGTTCCCGGAGGATAGACAGGGGTTCGCGATGGGCGCGTTCGCCGGGGCGGGCAACATCGGTCCCGGGGTGTTCAACTCGCTCATTCCCGTCCTGATCGGGATCGGGGGACTGGCGATCGCGTACTCGGCGTGGCTCGTGTTCATGATCGTCGTGACCGTTCTCTACTTCGCCTACGGCGCGAACCCCTACTACTTCCAGCTCCTCGATAGGGGGCTGGACGCCGAGAAGGCGAAGGGGGTCGCGGAGGAGATGGGCCAGGAGGTCTTCCCGGCGGGCGATACGTGGGACTCGCTGCGGGAGTCCTCGATGAACCACTGGACATGGGTGCTCGTCTTCCTCTATACCGTCTCCTACGGGGGTGGGTTCACCGCGCTGACGACTTGGTATCCGACCTACTGGAACCTGTTTCACGACATGAGCCTGACGATGGCCGGCCTGTTCGCGGGCGTGTTCGTCGTCTACGGCTCGCTGATCAGGATCCCTGGCGGTAGCCTCAGCGACCGCTTCGGCGGCGAGGACGTCGCCGCGGTCAGCTTCGCCGTGATGGTCGCCGGCGCGGGGATCGCCACGTTCGCGACGGGGATCACCGCCTCGTTCGTCGGTATGATGGTGCTCGGCACGGGGATGGGGATCGCGAACGCGGCGGTCTTCGAGCTCGTCCCGAAGTACGTCCCGGACGCCGTCGGCGGGGCCTCGGGCTGGATCGGCGGCATCGGCGGTGCGGGGACGCTTCTCGTGCTCCCCCTCCTGGGCGTGTTCGTCGACGTCTTCGGCGAGATAGGCTACGCGCGCGGGTTCTCCGTCATCGCCGGGCTGAGCGCGGCCTGCGTCGCGGTCTCGGTCGCGCTGAAGTTCGTCGGCCCCGATGCCTCGGGGGCCGCCGACGAGTCGGCGATGCACTGA
- a CDS encoding HPP family protein: protein MISEALRGSINDKISAGIYVASHFIVLGIIALLTGQPFIFPSLGPSAYLMATGETKRAAGGYHVIGGHFVAVITGSIAYHPIADGLVATEELGEAGRFAPEIFQLAASSTVAMVLCTVGMLAAKTNHPAACATTLIVALGLLTGPLNITIIMGSVVILYVLHEKVLYPGAKRLGLEPDDPRPVDDDDKDP, encoded by the coding sequence ATGATCAGCGAGGCGCTCCGTGGCAGCATCAACGACAAGATCAGCGCCGGGATCTACGTCGCGAGCCACTTCATCGTCCTAGGCATCATCGCGCTCTTGACGGGCCAGCCGTTCATCTTCCCGAGCCTCGGCCCCTCCGCCTACCTGATGGCGACCGGGGAGACCAAGCGAGCGGCGGGCGGCTACCACGTCATCGGCGGGCACTTCGTGGCGGTGATCACCGGCTCGATCGCCTACCACCCGATCGCCGACGGGCTGGTCGCGACCGAGGAGCTCGGCGAGGCTGGGCGGTTCGCCCCCGAAATCTTCCAGCTCGCCGCGAGCAGCACTGTCGCGATGGTACTATGTACCGTCGGAATGCTTGCGGCCAAGACCAACCACCCTGCAGCGTGTGCGACGACGCTGATCGTCGCGCTCGGGCTGCTCACCGGCCCGTTGAACATCACGATCATCATGGGATCGGTCGTGATCCTATACGTCCTTCACGAGAAGGTGCTCTACCCCGGCGCCAAGCGCCTCGGCCTCGAGCCCGATGACCCCCGGCCCGTCGACGACGACGACAAGGACCCGTGA
- a CDS encoding FxLYD domain-containing protein: MDRDEGIGRRRLLATLGSGAAIGVAGCLGSGSSSEPAYESGDVPGEIDGEERTAEETTAAESMAEQTPQADLAPLDALSLVEHGFVFEEGYTGSTVQGTAENDGDERLDSAEARVRVYNDEGEQLGLYLDSVSDLEGGSEWAFEVVLLESPEDIADYDIAAVGLPD; encoded by the coding sequence ATGGATCGGGACGAGGGGATCGGGCGCCGACGACTGCTGGCCACGCTCGGATCGGGCGCTGCAATCGGTGTCGCGGGCTGTCTGGGCTCGGGGTCGAGCTCCGAGCCGGCCTATGAGTCCGGCGATGTTCCCGGCGAGATCGACGGCGAGGAGCGGACCGCCGAGGAGACGACGGCCGCCGAGTCGATGGCCGAGCAGACGCCACAGGCCGATCTCGCCCCGCTTGACGCGCTCTCGTTGGTCGAGCACGGGTTCGTCTTCGAGGAGGGTTACACCGGCTCGACGGTCCAGGGGACGGCCGAAAACGACGGCGACGAGCGCCTCGACAGCGCCGAGGCTCGCGTGCGCGTCTACAACGACGAGGGCGAACAGTTGGGGCTGTACCTCGATTCGGTCAGCGATCTCGAAGGGGGCTCGGAGTGGGCCTTCGAGGTGGTCCTGCTCGAATCGCCCGAGGACATCGCGGACTACGACATCGCGGCCGTGGGCCTACCGGACTGA